CCGAAGGAAGCTGTTTTCGGCGGCTACAAACGCGCGCGCATCTCTAGCCAATGTCTAAAACGAAGTATCCGCAAGAGCGCGACGTTTCGCGATCTGTTCCGGTCTGAACCCATAAACCGGATCAGCCCGAAGATACTCGAAGCGATGCAAAAGCACGGTATTGAAGAGAACCTTGCTTATCAGCTTGCAGTGCGCACCAGAGCCATGCCCGAAATCGTAAAGGACATTCTGCTGGCCAAGGAGATTGACAAAAGTCTGGCTTATCAGGCTGCCGCCGTTGCCGCCAAACTTGGAGCCAAGGTCAAAGACCAGAAGCAAGAAACCGGGGACGATGGAAGCGAGGAGCAGCAGGTTACAGAAACACCCGAATCTTCCGTCGAGGGAACCAGCGATGTGCAGAAAAAAAACAAAACCAAGCAAACCATGTTTCTCACCCTTCGCGACCTTGAGATTGTCGCAGATTACCTGGCTGACTTAATACAAAAGGAAAAGGATACGGGTCTGAACCGGGTAGTCAAGAGAGTCAGCAACACCGACAAGCGGATGGTGATGGAGAAAGACCTACATTCTCTTGGTTATCGTCCAATAACGATTGATCTGGCCCTGTTCGGTCGCATGGTCACGAGCGAGGCATTTGTCGATGTCGAAGCCTCCAGCCAATTCGCCCATGCGATCAGCACACACAAGATCGATCACGAGTTCGATTATTACACCGCCGTAGACGACCTTGAGCGCGCAGCGGATGACGAAGCGGGCGGCGGCGCCGACATGATCGGCGACGTGGAGTTTAATTCCGCCTGCTACTACAAATACTTCAACGTCCACGTCGAAGGACTGGTGGATAATCTCACCGGCAAGGCGTTTAAGCGGTCGGTCAACTGCGAGGATGAGAAGAATGCCCGCGCAACAGCCGGGGAAGCCATTCGGGCGCTGATCGAAACGGCA
This window of the Deltaproteobacteria bacterium genome carries:
- the cas7e gene encoding type I-E CRISPR-associated protein Cas7/Cse4/CasC; translation: MLIEVHMLQNHAPSNLNRDDTGSPKEAVFGGYKRARISSQCLKRSIRKSATFRDLFRSEPINRISPKILEAMQKHGIEENLAYQLAVRTRAMPEIVKDILLAKEIDKSLAYQAAAVAAKLGAKVKDQKQETGDDGSEEQQVTETPESSVEGTSDVQKKNKTKQTMFLTLRDLEIVADYLADLIQKEKDTGLNRVVKRVSNTDKRMVMEKDLHSLGYRPITIDLALFGRMVTSEAFVDVEASSQFAHAISTHKIDHEFDYYTAVDDLERAADDEAGGGADMIGDVEFNSACYYKYFNVHVEGLVDNLTGKAFKRSVNCEDEKNARATAGEAIRALIETACRVTPSGKQNSFAAHQPPSLVWIEIRDKNLPVSYANAFCNPVNPKVRDGLETESANARKQECETLTKMYGLEARKRLLLAKNDDVKILEVSSSESLKTILDTVEAEVRHG